The DNA sequence cttactttgaatttagtttttgaatttagtttttttCTAGTTTGATAGGAGGGggcttaggttattgatttgagacatttttgtttctgcTGTAAGTACTTAAAGCTATAACTTTTCTTCTAGGCCCAGCGTTAGCCACCTCCCATACATTctgatatgttttcttttttattcaatttaaaatattttccaattttttttttgatttctttgaccCAAGGTCAATTGAGAAGTGAGTGATTTAAATTTACAGTTATGTGGGGATTCTACAATGTCGTTCTGCTATtgataactcatttaattctgttCTGTTCAGAAAACTTACTTTATAGTATTTCAATCTTTCAAAATTTCCTGTCTTTTAAGTTCGAGCATGTGATTGGCATTTGTTTTCTGTCACTGTAGAAAAAATACATGATTCCCAATTTCATGGCTTAACACAATCCAAATGGATTATCTCACAGCTTCCTTGGATCCAGAGTTGAGCATGGCGGGATGGGGTTCTCCGCCCAGGGTCTCAAATGGCAAAAATCAAGTGTTGGCCAGAGCTGCTGTATCATCTGGGCATGCGGGcatcttccaagctcattcagggTGCTGACAGAGTTTAGTTCCTAACGACACTGGGAATGAGGTCCCATCTTCTTGTTGGCTGTCAACCGGGGGCCTCTTGGAGGCCATTCACCGTTCACTGCCACATGACACTAAGACGTGGCAGTGGCCCCATCATGGCCAACAGGAGTATGTCTCTGCTGCTTTGAATCTCTGATTTCCTCAGTCCCTGACCTCTAGACCCAGATTTAAGGGGCTTGTGTGATGAGGTCAGGGCTGCTCAATCTCCCCTTGATTAATCCCAAATCAACTCCTAGTAATATTAGTTATACCTTCAAAAGTCCTTTTGCCATATAACATAATTCGGGGAGTGGTATTTCATGATATTCGTTAGTTTCACTCAAAACCCATTCACAAAATGGGTGGaggattttaataatataatatatatttatatattatatcaatatattatttattaatattcactttgttttgttaggattttttttatatatgcatcCAGTTAAGGGGGTTAATAgtgttcaagtcttctatttcttcttgattttctgtctagttttTCTATCAGTGATTGAGGATAAAATATTGAAACCCAATATTGCTGAATTCTCTTttcaattctatcagtttttcttCCTATATTTGAGGGGCTCTGCTGTTAAGTACACATTTATTTACACTTgtttcttcctgctctgctgacccttttatcattataaaatatccctctttctctctaataataTCTCATATTGCAGTGTTCTTTAGTTCAAATGAATCTAGCCACCTCAGCTCCCTTATGGTTATGCTTTGTGTCCTTTTGAAGATGTCCCCCTCACTGATGACATGTGCAGACAAGTTTGTGGGTACGATTTCGTGCTATCAAATTAGCTACCTGCAGGGAAATTCTCCAGGGATACTGAATTATTACACTGGCCtccctttctatttatttggggggaaaatgtttctctttatcaCCACTGGATGTCAGGAGAGTCACTTGTGGCCAGAAGCTCTGAAAAGGGCCATTACTGCTAAAATCTTCCTTTGTAGGAAAGGGAAGATGAAATAAATTGCTGTGGTCTAAGATTCTCCATTTAAAGCACTATACAGACTCTCTCGAAGAAATGAAGGATTTGGTGAGATTAATCAGTTTCCGAATCCTAGCGGTGgattgaaattaaaattgattaGAGGATCAACTTGGTGTaggggagctgggggggaggtGACCGAAGAGAAAACACAACTCAAGGTAACTGAGCATCTTCTGTGTGCTGGATGTAATGGTAAGCACTTCACACATGTGTTTTCAATACGTCTTCATATCTCCAGGTAGATGGCAGGCTCATCGCACGCACGCTAGAGGGGCTAGTTATGTTTAGAGTGTTGCCGAAAGGGCTGGCCGCCTTTTCTGAGAAAGGAGTCAAAGCTAGGGGAGGCCCAGGAGGAGCTCCAGTACTAGACATTTTACTGGTGAATCATGATGGAAGTGGTGGAGTGGCGTGGCGGGGATACAGTGGAGTCAACCAACTGTGTGTGGAAGGAGGGTGGCCCCATGTGGTTGACAGCCCCACTGGGAGTGTCCACTGGGGAGTTCTCAAAGGAAGGAGTCAttctctcacacacatgcacacgcacatttATCCCCTACATTCTTTTTGGCAAAGAGTGTTCTTGAGTCTGTGCTCAAATAGCACTTAGTGCCCTGTATGGTGCTTCTGTACTGTTACTGTCATCTGTTTTCCCCAATTGATTATGAATTCCCTGAAGCCAAGGAGTGTATCTTATTCACCTTTGTAACCCTGGCATCCAGCATAGTGTCTGGTACCCCCAAAGTGCCCATAAATGTTGAATATCcacaataagcaaataaataagaagaatggtgtacctgtgtgtgtagggagggagggagaagaaagggaggagacaaGGAGGAGAGAGTTTGAAGAAAGAGCTGAAAGCAAAAACCAACATTCTCCTCTCAGAAAGAAAAACCCAACGGGGAAACAGCATCAGATCTGACACAGGGAGTATGGCCTTGACATAGTGGGTCAGGACAGGGGAAACGTGAGAAAATCATTCCAGGAAATGCAGCTTATATAAAATTAGGAGAAGTCTTTCAGCaccagcttgtgtgtgtgtgtgtgtgtgtgtgtgtgtgtgtgtgtgtgtgtgtgttgaggctTAACATTTACACCTGAACAagtgttctttcttattttgaaatcaggaaaaaatatgaacTGGCTGACTCCTAATAAATATTCTAGTTAggctttgtttgcttgttttgtttgaatAGCTGATGAGGAAGAAGGGAGTTCAAATTTAGGTTTATATCTATCACTGTTGACTTACTTtgtgtttaaaaggaaaagtaaacaaatgagtTTCCACAATTATGTAAGGATGATTTTGTgatatttataataagaaatatatatttagtcttCCATCTAGTTCCTGGCACAAATCtgtggaatttcctgagtgatagagCAGTCAAGgtgtctttttttatgttaatgagtTGACTGACTTTGGGAAAGCCCTCAGGGAACCTAAGGATGGGTTGGGGAACCTTCCCAGGCAGAGGAACTAACCTTAGATTAGAGGATTGGCACTTTCAgtccacctgccccccaccccccacgacatctggaaaggagagagggctAAAAACTGAGTCTAATCACCAATGGCTGATGGTTTAATCAATCGTGGGTATGTAACAAAGCCTCCATAAACCACCCAAAGGGTAGGATTGGGATAGCTTCTTGGTAAACCCAGGGAGATTCCGGGACAGTGGTGCTCCACACTCCTTCCCATTCCTTGCCCTCTGTTTCTCTTCCATATGGCTCTTCTacagttatatccttttataataaactggtaatccaggaaatgaaatgtttctctgagttctgtgagccattcttaAGAAAGTAATTGAACCAAAGAGGAGGTCTTGAGAACCTCCATCCGTAACCACTGAGCCCTTCAGCTGTGTGGGGTGTGATGTTAtttatctccaggtagatagatATTGTCAGCACTGAGTTGATGGCTTGGTGGTGTGGAAAAAACACACATAATAGTAATGCAATACGGATTTTATGTTGAAGCCAATTACTTACACAGCTGCTGACACTTAATCGTGGGGGGCATGTCTGCATGTTGTAATGAGAATAATCATGTGATGCAACACTAGTGTCTACGATGAAAGAGTCTGAACACCATCATTACTCGATTGACTTCTGTTCGCAATGAAGGAGGATAAGAAAGAGTTGTCTCCTTTACTTCACCATGACCTCTGAATCACACAATTCTGTCTAGTTTCTTGGGACATGTCTATCTGGCAGTCTAGGCAGTGATAATGTACACACCTGCACCTTGCCTGATGGCAAATCAAGAGACCCCCCCATTGAACACATATATTccataacaagaaaacaaagatatgttATTTTCAATGTTCATAATATAAAAGCCTACTTTTCAGAGAATTCAAACTTTGCTTTCTTGAGTTGAGTCTCTTTGGTTGGTTTTTATACAGCATCATAAAACGAAATTTCTGATGAATATTTCCCCTAAGAAGGCAGTAGTTCTTCATATCCAGGGTCAGAAAATGCCTTTGCAGGTATGGTGGATTTATTCTTGTAACTCTGAGGCAAGAAAAGGACactctaaaagaaacaaaatatgttaGTTCTTCATATGTTTGTTCTTCATATGTAGTTCTTCAGACATCACTCAGGTTCagtttcatacacacacacacacacacacacggcgtggagatatatatatctcgATACCATTACAtccatctttgtgtgtgtgtgtgtgtatatatatatgtatatacgtatatatacacacacacacacattgcttaCAAGATGAATAGTATGTCATTAAGTTCTTTACATAAGTGTGGCTCCTTAGCTCAATATTCATTCTGCTTTCTTTAATACAGTTTTGGATAAATCAAGGTTTTGTAATCCAGTGAAATGAAGCCATAAATCCATGAGGGTGGTAGGGTGCTGTCCCGTGGACTTTgaaacaactattttttaaaactatcttttaaGTGATAAAAGAATTTTGAGATCATAGGAAGGCAAAACCAGAGCATAGGACATTTATGAATCGAATCATGTTTGCAAATGGCCTTGACCAAGTCAAGGTGGTTAGAGAGACTAGGGCTGTGGTAGAAAGTGTTCCTGTCTGGAAAGGACACAAACCAATTCTGGGCACCTGGGCGCAAACTCATACGCAATGCTGGGCAAGCCACTTAAGTTCCAGGTTTCTGCATTTACAAAATAGAAAGATTGAACCAGTCGATTTTTCAGGTTCAACCATCCCATTTAGTTAATCCTCAGCTACGCAATTGCCATCTGCTTTCCTCATCTGTCTTCCACCCCCAACAAGCCTTCTCCCATGTGTATCCCGTGACCTACACCTGCCGACCCATAGGCAACTCTTGCTGACATCACTCAACACAGCCCAGACCCGGAGATATACCTGGCAGACTCAGGGAGGCCAGCCAGCACACTCACCCCAGCAAAGTTGGACTGAGCCTCTTTCCACCAAACTGCAGCAGCGAGCAAGGCCAGACAGAACTCCAGCACTGTGCAAATCAGCATCACAGACAGAGTTCCCTGAAATTCAGGAAAGACAAGGTTGGCGGTGCTTGAGTCAACTGACGCCCTCATGCCTGTTCAGTGTTGACCACCTCAACCATCGGAAGGACATCCGCAGCAGGAGAACAGTGCTCCCTCCTAGCCTGCAGCTGGcttcatttgcttatttactGCCTTGAGAGGGGGGTGAGCAGAACCACATCAGCTACACATAACCCGCCTTGTGCATTGTTTCTTATCCCGATGAAACACAGCGACATCCGATTACACTGTTCACTCAGTGAGGGACACGATAATGTCCAGGACTGACACAGGACAACCTCCATTCTGGCCTCACCTCTaccacttagtagctgtgtgagcCGGAAGTCTCCACACTTACCAAATATACACAGTGATATTTCCTTCTCAGacacacctgagaatcagtgagGTTTTGACCTCATTGGTGCAAGCCCTTTGTAAAATTCAACATGAACACCCCCTTTGGATGGGCTTTCTTAGCCTTTCTTGATGTCCATAAGagttagaaagaaaaatcaaggcaaTAAACGTAGCATAAACAGAGCTGCCTCCGTTGCTAACAACCCACACCAGCTCGAAAAAGATACGACGCCCAAAGACTAGGTTCTACCATTTCTGTCCTTAGGCATCCTTCATGCAGACCTGGCAACCTGATGGAACAGGAGAGAAAATGTGATTGCACAAACCTCTAGTCTCTTTACGTACAGTTCAAGAGGAAATACAATTTGTTTACATTAATTAGAAACTGTCCCAGCAAGCATGCGCAGTATAATCCCTTTGCGTATAAAGCAAAATTATCCCTCATGAATGCATATTTATTCCTTCCACAAATCCCTCCCAGCTTCTCTCCAGAATTTTTCCCAACATGGGGCTGCCTCCCCCATGTGTTGGTTTATGCCAATTACTATCAACCTCATTTGCATGTGCCTTTTCTCATTATAATATCATGAACCTGCAGAGAAGTGCGGGGCGCCAGGTCCACAAGGAGAGGGGtgcaaaaaggcaagagaaacaaaagataaaatgaatttatgggacttcatcaagattaaaagtttctgcacagccaaggaaacagtcagaaaaactaaaaggcagcccacggaatgggagaagatatttgcaaatgacactacagataaaggactggtatccaagatctacaaagaacttctcaaactcaatacacgagaaacaaataaacaaatcaaaaaatgggcagaagatatgaacagacacttttccaatgaagacatacaaatggctaacagacacatgaaaaaatgttcaaaatcattagccatcaaggaaattcaaatcaaaaccacactgagataccaccttacgccagttagaatggcaaaaatagacaaggcaagaaacaacaattgttggagaggatgtggagaaaggggatccctcctacattgttggtgggaatgcaagttggtacagccactctggaaaaccgtgtggaggtcccttaaaaagttaaaaattgagctaccctatgatccagccattgcactactgggtgtttaccccaaagatacagacgtagtgaagagaagggccatatgcaccccaatgttcatagcagcaatgtccacaatagctaaatcgtggaaggagccgagatgccctgcaacagatgactggattaagaagttgtggtccatatatacaatggaatattactcagcaatcagaaagaatgagttctcaacatttgctacaacatggacggcactggaggagataatgcttagtgaaataagtcaagcagggaaagacaactatcatatgatttctctcatctatggaacataagaactagaatgatcagtaggggaagaaagggataaagaaagggggggtaatcagaagggggaatgaaacatgagagactatggactatgagaaacaaactgagggctacagaggggagggggtgggggaatgggatagaccggtgatgggtagtaaggagggcacatattgcatggtgcactgggtgttatacacaactaatgaatcatcgagccttacatcgaaaaccggggatgtactgtatggtgactaacataatataataaaaaatcattattaataaaaaaattaaaaaaaaaaaaaggagaggggtgCAAGCGCGTGCTTGACCAACTCCGTTAGCATCTGGCCATCTTCCAACTGTGGACTTGATGTAACTCACTTTCGTGACTGTGGGACACCAGACACTGCACAGCCTCTTTCTTCTCATGCTGCCCGTGTCTTTCCCGGGGCTttctaaacacacacatgcactttgATGCTCCAACTGAAGACATTATGTCTAGGAGCCAAACTTCGTTGCTTTCTTCCCCAATAATGGCAACCGTAATCAGTTCCCATTCTCCATCTTCCTACATCTCTTATTTCCCAATTTAAGAAATCCCACCCTGGCAAGTTACCACAAACAACAACGATGCTACCTTCTCCCCTGATAAATCCTGTTCATCACTGTGCTCCCTGCAAGGAGGAGAAGCCCTCACCTCTGAGGccatgtttccttctctctgcttctcagtgCTGGGCCCAGTGTCCACTCAGACTGAGTTtacaccccagcacacacacttTCCAGGTTTCTTGACCACTTGGGTCTTCCTGCTGTCTTTCCCTTTCTTAATTTACCATTCCATGTGCCAAGATTTTTGGTTGAACAAACTCCTATTTCATACCTCTAACAAcacaaatattttgattattaagAAACTCTATCAAcagtaagttttcatttttcatcatcaACTTGATTTGACATTTGCTCTTCCATTTCATCTCACTGGTATGTAACCCCAGAGCCTAGCCACTTTATCTCAGTCAAGCAGTCCCCTCCCATTCGCATGGCCCTGGCCTTCCCCCAGATACCCAAACCAGAAAGAATTAGACAGATCTTCAAAAGAAGGATTAACGAAAGGCAAGGATTTCAGAACCTTCCAGAGATTGGAAATCCTGTCTAAAAATACTTACAGCTAGAGTGGTTTTGGCTATGAAACAGTCTTCCTTAACATATGGGTGCATATAAGGGATATAAAAATGTTGTAGAGGTACTTTGTCCTCTTTGTTCAAGTCGCACTTCCAAAAGGCAGGATCCAAAGCAGCCAGGTTGACAGAGAGGAGAATAAAACCCACGAGAGCACATAGAGAGCTCAGAATGTTTGCAGCCACGCCGATCTGAGCCTAAAAGAAAAAGGCTGAGTTAGAATCACTGTTGATGAGCAACACATGCCTCT is a window from the Ursus arctos isolate Adak ecotype North America unplaced genomic scaffold, UrsArc2.0 scaffold_23, whole genome shotgun sequence genome containing:
- the LOC125282032 gene encoding membrane-spanning 4-domains subfamily A member 6E-like isoform X4 yields the protein MGKYWLPVWGALRALHFLRAEFIFSSSVGGTIISQPMANQTIVVLTPNGINFPQTETPKPTNQTQDSLEKRLKAEIKVLGAQIGVAANILSSLCALVGFILLSVNLAALDPAFWKCDLNKEDKVPLQHFYIPYMHPYVKEDCFIAKTTLAGTLSVMLICTVLEFCLALLAAAVWWKEAQSNFAGSVLFLPQSYKNKSTIPAKAFSDPGYEELLPS
- the LOC125282032 gene encoding membrane-spanning 4-domains subfamily A member 6A-like isoform X2 — protein: MANQTIVVLTPNGINFPQTETPKPTNQTQDSLEKRLKAEIKVLGTIQILCGAMVLSWGIILVSVPSSPQYTPMLSILLKAAYPFVGALSFVISGILSVIMEKKSTKLLAQIGVAANILSSLCALVGFILLSVNLAALDPAFWKCDLNKEDKVPLQHFYIPYMHPYVKEDCFIAKTTLAGTLSVMLICTVLEFCLALLAAAVWWKEAQSNFAGSVLFLPQSYKNKSTIPAKAFSDPGYEELLPS
- the LOC125282032 gene encoding membrane-spanning 4-domains subfamily A member 6E-like isoform X3, with the protein product MGKYWLPVWGALRALHFLRAEFIFSSSVGGTIISQPMANQTIVVLTPNGINFPQTETPKPTNQTQDSLEKRLKAEIKVLGFVISGILSVIMEKKSTKLLAQIGVAANILSSLCALVGFILLSVNLAALDPAFWKCDLNKEDKVPLQHFYIPYMHPYVKEDCFIAKTTLAGTLSVMLICTVLEFCLALLAAAVWWKEAQSNFAGSVLFLPQSYKNKSTIPAKAFSDPGYEELLPS